The sequence CATTATAAGTTACGGTAAAAATTAAATATTGGTATGCAGGCTGGTCTTCATTCTGCCTGAAAAAAAAGTTTATAAGAGCAGAAATTACTCATTCTTCACATCCTTTTTGCAGTAAAGCCTCCTGTGAGGCGTATTATGTATAATAGCCTATCTATTAGCATATTATATGCTTTTTAAACTTGCTCTTACACTTGTTTACTGTGCTATAAATTTATTTAACATTAAAAACCGCATATGCAGGTTTACGTAATATGAAGATGTTTTCCTGCATTTGTTTGTTTTAATCTGTTACATAAATAGAACCATGTTATTGATTGATGGTATTGTGAGTGCAAGGGGTCTTCTGTTTGAGCGCCCCGATTCAGATTCTTCTGTTTACAGTCAGGAAAAATGATTCAAATAAAGTATTGTGTATGGATAGGGTATGAGCAGTCCATATTATTACTTAAGACAGACCTCTGTTATTATTTTAACACGGAAAATATCCATCTATTGTAAAAAAAGTAAATTTAAGGGAATTGCCGAAACATCGAAAATAGGTTGGAGGAAAATTTACTGCCCTCTTCAGGTGTTTGAGGAGGGCAGGTGAAGATTATTTCTCTTTTTTGGTAAGAAGAAGCCTGATTTTTCCTTTTATAGGCTGAAAGAAGAAATCTGGTGTTTCAGCGGATGTCTGTCCCTGTTTAACGAACGTATCCTCTTCTGCTGGCATAAACTCATATGCTATGACCAGCTCTTTTTCATCCTTTGATGGAACATAAAATTCAAATGCTTTATGGCTGAGCATTTTTATGCTGCCCAGATTCCTGAATACGTGTGATTTTTCCTGATACTGACCGCTCAGTGAGTCGGAAACATCGAGGGTTACGTTGCTGGCAAAGCTTCTGCTTATATTTTGAATAACCCCTTTCACCATTATCCCGCTGCCCATGGGCGCAAAGTCGTAAAATGCCCTGAAGTGCTCTGAAGCGGCAATGTAGCCGTAATCCTCACGCAGTTCGTTGGCAGGCTTGTAGTTCAGCGGTGCGCCCGCGCATGAAACTGTGAAAACACACACGCATAGAAGAGCGCTAAATTTTAAAAAGTTCTTTTTCCTTTTCATATATGTCCATAAGTGCCGACTCAAGTTCATCTCCGTCCTCCGGCGTCATTCCGAGATATTTCATAGAGTGCTGAAACTTCTCAATATCGTGATGGTTGTTGATTCCTATCAGTTTGGACTTGGTCAGGTTGTTGGCAAAGCATATGAGATGCGCCAAATCCCTGTATTTGCTTTTATCAGGCTGATGATGCCAGCGGACGACATCCGTAAGGTGAGCGGGCATTCCCCATTTTTCAAGGGCGAGTCCGCCGACATCGGTATGATCAAATCCGAGGTTCTCATTTTCCATCTGCCGCAGATCAAGCTTTTTGTTGTAAGCATCCTGCACAATTGCCTCATAGCTGTGCACCTCTTTAGCCAGTATAAGCTGTCCGAGGTCATGCAGAAGTCCTATGATGAAGCATTCCTCCGCCAGAGCGGGTCTGACCCTCAGTGCCGTGAGCCTTGCGCTTATGGCAACTGTGAGGGAGTGCTCCCAGAGCTTCTGCTCCAGAAGACGCAGATTGCCGGAGCCGAAAAGAGCCTTTGAGGAGAGGGAGATAACAAGGTTTTTCACCGTGTTCATGCCCAGATAGGTTATCGCCTGCTTTATGGTGGATATTTTGGTGGAGGGGTTATACAGAGCGGAATTCGCCAGACGCAGAATCTCCGTTGTAAGTCCCATATCCTTTGAAACGCAGTAAACCAGATCCGTTACATGGTATTCAGGATTTTCAAGGATTTTCACCACCTTAAACGCTGTCTGAGGTATGGGGGGAAAATCCCTGACCGAGTCCAGTATGCTTTTCAGTTTGTCAGACTCATTAATCCGTTGCATTCATCTACCGCGGGAGGCTTATTTTTATTCGTCGTCTTTGTCGTCGAGAGGGATCGATTTCGCCTCAATTGCTTTTCTGGCTGAGTCCGCGGAATCTTTTGCCGCAGGCTGTTCTTTGGTTTTCTTTTTAATATCAGTAATATCCAGATTTTTATCAGCTATTTCGGCTTCAATGGATTTGATCATGGAGTATTCGGGCTCGATCATATCCACTTCAAGGTATCCTTCTTTGACAAGCTCAATGGCTTTTTTGCCGAGGAGTTTAAGTCTTTCGTCCTTTTTCTTTTTAAGAGCGACAATATCAAGCTTGATTTTGGCTATTTTTGTAAGGCGGAGAACCTCTTCCTTGCCTTTTTCATAGCTTTCCTTCAGCCAGTCGCCCATTTTTTCGCCGGTATTGTGGACTTTATCTTCAAATGAGCCGTGTCTGTGCTTGTAGTTGCCGTAGTTGCTGCGTTTTTTAGCCTGCTCACTTGGGTCTTCCTTTTCTTCCGCGTCTTCATCAAGATCAACGTCCGAGCAGCAGGATGAATCATGGGCAAACTTTTTGCGTGCCTCAAGCTCTTCGGTTTCTTCTGTCTCTTCCTGACTGCGTTTTTCTTTATCCATAATTTCCTCCTGTTATCTTGTTAAAATCTCTATTTTTTCCTGCTGCAAATGTATTATGCAGATCAGGATTATGTTTATCAGAAGTGAGAATATAAACAGCACATACCCTGCAATATATGCCTTAGACTCTTTTACCGCAGCTTTTTTTGAGGGAAAAAGGTTTTTTATTTCTGTCCATGGCGTATAGACTGTCGCTGCCATATCGGTTTCAAGCAGTGTTCCTTTTTCCAGAGCTTCACGGATTTCTTTTTCACTGAGCCCCTGCTTAGTCTCCTCACCGGTCATGATGTCAAACTTGGCAGCCTTCTTTTTAACCGGATATGTGCGTCCGCAGGACGGGCACTCGGTTTTCTTTCCCGCTTTGTATGAAAACTCGGCGGAGCAGTTTTTGCAGATACCCTTTATCATTCCCATCTTTTAAAAAGCCTGTGGTCTGTTTTAAGTATATCAAATATTTTCCCGATCATGAAAGAGATAAGATCATCTATGGATTCCGGTTTGTGGTAAAAGGCGGGTGCGGCGGGGATTATCACCGCTCCGGCTTTAGCCAGTTTCGTAAGGTTTTCAAGGTGTATCAGGTTCAGCGGAGCCTCCCTGAACAGAATCACAAGATCCCGCTTTTCCTTCATTGCCACGTCAGCGCAGCGTTCCACAAGGTTTGAACTCACACCTGAGGCTATTCTGCCCACACAGCCCATTGAGGCGGGGGCGATTATGTAATGATCCACCATGAACGAACCGCTGGAAACAGGAGCGGCGAAGTTTCGGCTGTCGTGGAATATCACGTTTCCGCCGAACTCTGCTCTATCAAGCTCTTTCCCTGTTTCGATCAGTATATTTTCGTGTCCGTCAGGCGTTATGCAGACATGGACTTCCGCGTCAAGCTTCGTCAGCTCATCCAGAAGCTTCAGTCCGTAAACAGCGCCGCTCGCGCCGGTTATGCCGAGAAAAAACTTTTTCATAAGTTATATTAAAGAAATATATCGACGGCTGTAAAGAGGAATATGGTAACACTGATGTATGCGTTCAGATTGAAGAACGCCATATCCAGCTTTGAGAGATCATTCGGCTTGAGGATAGCGTGCTGATACAGCATGAAAATACCTGTGAGAAGAACTCCTGCGAGGTATATCCACCCGAGCCCGAACATGAACTTGGCTGAAAAGAAAATCAGGAAAGCCAGAGCGTGCAGGACACGGGCGAGGTTCAGTGAACCTGTGACGCCGATGTATCTGGGGATCGAGTGAAGATTTTCCTTTCTGTCGAAGTCTATGTCCTGACAGGCGTAAACTATGTCGAACCCTGCCGCCCATAGAAGAACCGCAAGTCCGAGCATCACTATGGATGTGCTCACTTCACCCCTTACTGCAACCCATGCGCCTATGGGAGCAAGCCCCAGTGCCACGCCGAGAACAACATGGCAAAGGAAAGTAAAGCGCTTGGTGTATGAGTAAAGCATAAATATTCCCAGCGGGATAGGGGAGAGCCAGAAGCAGAGCGGATTCAGCATATACGCGGCGAACAGATAAACCGCAAATGATATTGCCGTGTAGATTCCCGCTTCTTTTCTGCTTATTCTGCCTGCGGGTATGTCTCTCTTTGCTGTTCTGGGGTTGCGGGCATCAATTGCCGCATCCGCCAGCCTGTTGAAGCCCATAGCGCCGGAACGTGCGCCGAGCACGGCTGTTACTATCCATAAAACTGTTGAAAGGGAAGGCAGACCCTCAGCCGCAAGAAGCATTCCCGTGAAGGCGAAGGGGAGGGCGAACAGAGTATGTTCCACCTTTATCATGCTTAAAAATGTCTTAAATTTTTCCAATTTTAGTCACCAATCAACTGAGAATGATATTATAAATGCTTTCGGCGAAGTCGTCCGAAGCGTTGAGGCTTTCTGTTCTCGTTATATTTATTCCCTTAGTCTTTATGTGGCTGATATATTCCTCATCAAGCTCAATGAGCGTTTCAATATGATCTGAAATAAATGAGATCGGCACCACTATTATATTATCCGTGCCCGCGTCCGCAAGCTGCTCAAGTTTTGCCGAGGTTTCAGGTCCCAGCCATTTCACCGGACCCGTGCGGCTCTGGTAGGCGAGGGAGTGGTTGTAGTGGCGGAGCATATCCTTGATATAGCTGATCTGCTCCTCCAGATGTACTGTGTAGAGATCCCCTTTTGCGAGGGTGTATTCCGGCAGCGAGTGGGCGGAGTATAGGATGTGGCATTCTGTGAGAGGTTTCCCGAGAGATTCCGCCGCCTTGTATATTCTGGCTATGAGACAGCTGTTGTAGCTTTCGTTGAGGTGCCAGAAGGGGATACGTTTCATATGCCCTTTGACGCTCACGGTTTTGAGCTTTTCCTCAAACCTTTTGAAGCAGAGTCCGCTTGTGGTATAGGAATCCTGCGGGTACATGGTCATCACATATATATTGCCGAACTCGGAGCCGTCCAGCCTGTCCAGCTCGTCTTCAATATACGGATGGTAGTAGCACATGCCTGTTCTGACCTCAAGCTCTCTGCCTGTTTTGGCATAGTATACTGCGGCTGTTTTTTCCAGAACGGTTTTCATGTGTCTTAGCTGAGGTGAGGAGCCGCCCATTTTTTCATATAAGGGGGCGACTTTTTTGGAACGGGATTTCGCTATGACTCCCGCAAGAATATTCTGCGCCCATGTGCCGATCCTGAAATCTATTATGGTGCGGTCTGAAAAAAGATTCTTAAGAAAGGGGCGGATCGCCTCAATCGAGTCGGGTCCGCCCATGTACATAGCGAAGAGAAGGTCTTTCATTAAACGCCTTTAACTATATCCACAAGGTGCTTAACATTTTCAACCGGAGTCTGCGGCATTATACCGTGACCGAGGTTGAAGATGTGCCCCTTAAGTGATTTTCCTTCTTCAAGGATGATGTTTGCGTATTTTGTTATAGTGGCTTTATCCGCAAAAAGAAGCGCCGGATCCATGTTCCCCTGAAGGACAAACTTGTGCTCCAGTGCGGCATCCGCCTGTTTAAGACTGGTTTTCCAGTCTACGCCGAGGGCAGCGCAGTTCAGGTTTTTGATCAGCGGGTAGAAGGATGAACTGTCCTTAGCGAAGTAGATGAAGTGTGCGCCCTTTACGGATTCGGCGACTCTCTGTACATAGGGGAATATGAATTCTTCATATTCATAGGTGGAAACAAGCCCTGCCCATGTGTCAAACATCTGCACAACGGGGCAGCCGCTGTCGACCTGTGCCTGAAGATAGGAGATGGTGTTGTCCGTGAGTTTCTCCATCAGCACGGTATAGGCTTTTGTATTGTTGTGCATAAGCTTTTTAACTTCAAGGAAGCTTTTTGAGCCTTCACCCTCTATCATGTAGCAGGCGAGGGTGAACGGAGCGCCGGAGAAGCCTATAAGCGGTACATTCAGCTTGCTGATCATAAGCTTGATGGCGTCCATGACGAACTTAAGCTCTGTTTTGGGGTTGACAAGCCTCATCCTGTCGGCGTCCTCAAGGGTTCTTACAGGGTTTGATATATATGGAGCGGGTTTAAAATCCAGATTAACGCCCATAGGCTCAATCGGAACAAGAATATCGGAAAAAAGTATAGCGCAGTCCAGTCCGAAAGCGTCTATGGGCTGAAGTACAACTTCGCAAGCCAGTTCGGGTGTTTTGCAGAGCTCAAGGAAGCTGACCTTGCTTCTTACGTCTCTGTATTCCTTCATGTATCTGCCTGCCTGTCTCATAAGCCAGATGGGCGGTCTTTCTGTTTTTTCCCCGTTCAGCGTTCTTAATAAAAGGTCATTGAAAGCCATTTAGTTCTCCGTGAAATTTTTTTGATACCATTACGATTGCCATGAAACTATACCAACACATAAGCGGGTTGCCAAGTTAATTAGTAAAGCTCCGTATGTAAAA is a genomic window of Geovibrio thiophilus containing:
- a CDS encoding UbiA-like polyprenyltransferase, producing the protein MEKFKTFLSMIKVEHTLFALPFAFTGMLLAAEGLPSLSTVLWIVTAVLGARSGAMGFNRLADAAIDARNPRTAKRDIPAGRISRKEAGIYTAISFAVYLFAAYMLNPLCFWLSPIPLGIFMLYSYTKRFTFLCHVVLGVALGLAPIGAWVAVRGEVSTSIVMLGLAVLLWAAGFDIVYACQDIDFDRKENLHSIPRYIGVTGSLNLARVLHALAFLIFFSAKFMFGLGWIYLAGVLLTGIFMLYQHAILKPNDLSKLDMAFFNLNAYISVTIFLFTAVDIFL
- the hemE gene encoding uroporphyrinogen decarboxylase encodes the protein MAFNDLLLRTLNGEKTERPPIWLMRQAGRYMKEYRDVRSKVSFLELCKTPELACEVVLQPIDAFGLDCAILFSDILVPIEPMGVNLDFKPAPYISNPVRTLEDADRMRLVNPKTELKFVMDAIKLMISKLNVPLIGFSGAPFTLACYMIEGEGSKSFLEVKKLMHNNTKAYTVLMEKLTDNTISYLQAQVDSGCPVVQMFDTWAGLVSTYEYEEFIFPYVQRVAESVKGAHFIYFAKDSSSFYPLIKNLNCAALGVDWKTSLKQADAALEHKFVLQGNMDPALLFADKATITKYANIILEEGKSLKGHIFNLGHGIMPQTPVENVKHLVDIVKGV
- the hemH gene encoding ferrochelatase, giving the protein MKDLLFAMYMGGPDSIEAIRPFLKNLFSDRTIIDFRIGTWAQNILAGVIAKSRSKKVAPLYEKMGGSSPQLRHMKTVLEKTAAVYYAKTGRELEVRTGMCYYHPYIEDELDRLDGSEFGNIYVMTMYPQDSYTTSGLCFKRFEEKLKTVSVKGHMKRIPFWHLNESYNSCLIARIYKAAESLGKPLTECHILYSAHSLPEYTLAKGDLYTVHLEEQISYIKDMLRHYNHSLAYQSRTGPVKWLGPETSAKLEQLADAGTDNIIVVPISFISDHIETLIELDEEYISHIKTKGINITRTESLNASDDFAESIYNIILS
- a CDS encoding HDOD domain-containing protein — encoded protein: MQRINESDKLKSILDSVRDFPPIPQTAFKVVKILENPEYHVTDLVYCVSKDMGLTTEILRLANSALYNPSTKISTIKQAITYLGMNTVKNLVISLSSKALFGSGNLRLLEQKLWEHSLTVAISARLTALRVRPALAEECFIIGLLHDLGQLILAKEVHSYEAIVQDAYNKKLDLRQMENENLGFDHTDVGGLALEKWGMPAHLTDVVRWHHQPDKSKYRDLAHLICFANNLTKSKLIGINNHHDIEKFQHSMKYLGMTPEDGDELESALMDIYEKEKELFKI
- a CDS encoding UbiX family flavin prenyltransferase produces the protein MKKFFLGITGASGAVYGLKLLDELTKLDAEVHVCITPDGHENILIETGKELDRAEFGGNVIFHDSRNFAAPVSSGSFMVDHYIIAPASMGCVGRIASGVSSNLVERCADVAMKEKRDLVILFREAPLNLIHLENLTKLAKAGAVIIPAAPAFYHKPESIDDLISFMIGKIFDILKTDHRLFKRWE